The following coding sequences lie in one Apium graveolens cultivar Ventura chromosome 1, ASM990537v1, whole genome shotgun sequence genomic window:
- the LOC141711846 gene encoding uncharacterized protein LOC141711846, whose amino-acid sequence MSVCAKYKIDVPYMNARYMDGIRSVRQKDDISVEHHYHYDVFNSVIDFQLEELHYRYNDTAVQLLRLSSSLEPKNNFRLFDIEHICTLATSFYPVDFGQQEMLHLKLQLDLYKIDVVKHAKFQDLSTISELSTAERVFSVMKLVKTDLRNKMEEEYLRDSMLINIEREYAEDIDPDEVIDEFYAPKNRRVQLK is encoded by the exons ATGTCGGTGTGCGCAAAGTATAAAATTGATGTGCCATATATGAATGCTCGTTATATGGATGGTATCCGTTCTGTGAGACAAAAAGATGATATATCAGTTGAGCATCATTACCATTATGATGTATTTAATTCTGTAATTGATTTTCAGTTGGAGGAGTTACATTATAGGTACAATGATACTGCAGTTCAGCTTTTGAGATTAAGCTCATCTTTGGAACCGAAGAATAATTTCAGGCTGTTTGATATTGAGCACATTTGTACACTTGCTACTAGTTTTTATCCCGTTGATTTTGGACAACAAGAGATGCTTCATCTTAAACTCCAACTTGATCTTTACAAAATTGATGTGGTTAAGCATGCTAAGTTTCAGGATTTGTCTACTATTTCTGAGTTAT CAACTGCAGAAAGGGTTTTTTCAGTTATGAAATTAGTAAAGACCGATCTTCGAAATAAAATGGAGGAAGAATATTTGAGAGATTCTATGCTTATCAACATTGAGAGGGAGTATGCTGAAGATATTGATCCAGATGAAGTGATCGATGAATTTTACGCTCCAAAGAATCGTCGAGTACAACTCAAATGA